DNA sequence from the Marinilongibacter aquaticus genome:
TCTTCTAGTTGTTCTTCTATTGGAAACTGGAGGTTTATGGTTGGTCAATAACAAGTTGACAATTCCTGTAGACCGGATTGATGCGGTGCATTGGGTCTATCAGTTTTCGGTTTTGGCCGCTTTTATTAAAATCAATCAAGTATGTTTTCAAAGTGTTATTGTGGCTCGCGAGAATATGTCTGTGTATGCGTATTTGAGTATTTTTGAAGCAATTATTAAGTTGATGATTCTTTATTGGCTGCTTTATATGCCCTCTGTTGATCAACTTGTTGCTTATGCATTTCTTATATTGATGGTACAATTTCTGGTGTTTTCATTCCATGTTATAATTTGCTATTTAAAGTACAACGAGTCTAGATATTTTCTTTTTTGGGACAAGAGCTTATCCAAGGAAATGCTTTCTTTTATAAGTATAAATGTTTTCGGTTCGATGTCTTGGGCTTTGGGAGTTCAAGGAATAAATATTGTTTTGAATATATTTTTTGGGCCAACGGTTAATGCAGCTAGGGGGCTAGCGGCAACGGTAGGGCGTTTCATTAATCAATTGGTAAATAATGTTTACTTGGCAATAAAGCCGCAACTCATTAAGTCCTACGCTGCGAATGAGGTCGAGGAAATGTTAATTTTGGCGGAAAGATCCACAACATATATATATTATTTAGTTTTGTTGTTGACCGTACCCCTCCTTAGGGAAACAGAATTTGTTTTGAAGGTTTGGTTAAAGGAAGTGCCAGAATATACTGTCACATTCGCTCGTTTGGTGATTTTACAGTCATATTTTTGGATGTTACCCATACCTTTCAGTCAAATTGCAACGGCCACAGGTGATATTAAGAATATTCAACTTTTTGGGAGAATATTTACATTATTGTCGCTCCCTATATCTTATGTGATTTTAAAATTTGTACCAAACCCGTATTATCCGATATTCATAATTATTTGTATGGATGCATTGTACTGGTTATATACGGTTTATGAGATTAACAAACAATTGGATTTTGGTTTAAGGAGATATTTAGTTAACGTCATTCGACCTATCTCTAGAGTTTCTTTTAGCGTATTCTTATTCTCTTTTGCTTTGTACATGCTAGGTGTTGGTGGAAATAGTGGATGGTCTGGATTTTTACTTAATTCGACAATATCAATACTGGTAGTCTTGGTATTTGTATTTTGGTTTGGGCTTTCTAGTTCGGATATTAAACAACTTAAATTGATAGTATTGGCTAAGTGGAGAAATTAAAGTTGTTGATAATAATAGCGGTTTTATTTTGTGGAGCGAATGTGCTTAGTTCATTGCACGTACCTAGTCATATGTTCATGTATGCTATCCTCTTGGCTTCTTGCTTTACTATTTTGTTCAGTAAGAGGGAAATAAGAAGAGCAAGTAGAAGAAAAGGAGAGTTGAGCATTATTGCTTTAATTATTATTACTTTGATGTACAGATATTTAGCTGGCATACTAGAAGACTCAATTCGAAATGCGATGATTTTGTTGATTACTCCAATTTTGTTTCTGTTAGTGTCAGATGTTTTTTTTGGGAAAGGAGATGTTATGTTTAAAAGAAGGGTGTTTAAAGCCTTACTAATACTTTTCTTTATAGAGTCTGGATTGGCTATAATCGAGTTTGCGTTTAAAGGGCACATTTTTCCATGGATAGACACAACATTTGAAAGTAATTTGTATTCTGCTCACCTAAAATCAGGTTTTAGAAGTGTTGCTTTGCACGGTTCTCCATTAACTAATGCTTTGATAATCACAGTATTAAATACTTTTCTTATAAACTCTGAGCTCAAGGATAAGTATAAATTGTCTTTATGGCTTTTTGGGTTTGCAGCAATATTGGCCTTTAATGCAAGGGCAGCGACGATTCTTAATGTGAGTGTCCTCTTTATTTATTTGATTAAGTTGACTTTCAATACTCGTACTCATGGAGCGATAAAAATAGCTGTATACTTTGGAGCGACCATGGCAATTGGGTTAGTGACTTATCTAGTTGTGTTTTATAATCTTGGTGATAGATTGTTTAATGACAAACTTTTTGATGAAGCAAGCGGGCAGAAACGCTTGGATGTCTTTGCCATTTTTGAATATCATGATTTAGGGTATTTCTTTTTTGGACATCCAATGAAGGACTTTACCATTATTCAAGAATCAGTGGGACTTTTAATTATTGAAAATTTTTGGGTCTGCGAAATCATCTTATTCGGGATAGTATTTGTTGTGGCTTTGGTGTTCTTATATGTTAAACTCCTAATACCCTATTTTAGGGGTTTTCCTTGGGTAACGGGAGGGCTTGTTTGCGGGTCATTTATAGCTCTAGCCTCGACAAACAATTCATTGTACACACAGTATATACCCCTGTTTGTTTTTTTATTATGTATGAGTCTTTTCAGACCGAACACCTTTAAATACTTGGTGCCTCCAAGGTATATCAAGCAGTAAATAATAATGAAAAAAATAGTTTTTGATTTGACCAAAACGCAGCCCGTTGGTGACATTAAGTATCATGGTGGAGGAAGATATGGAGAGATCGTGTTTGAAGCATTAGCGAATAAGTTTTTCGAGGTCGTCGTGGGCTTTTACGATTCTCGAAAGTGGATAAACCCCAAAATATTAGACATATGCAGGAAGAGGAATATTGAACTGATCGATTCGAGTCGCTTTTCTCTTAATGATGTCGCAAATGAGTTTGGTGGTGTAGTCTACAGTCCTTTGTTAGAGAGGAGGGTGACAAGCTTGGATGAAAATATTATTTACATATGTACCATTCATGGTTTGCGTACTTTGGAAATGCCTTATGATAGTTATTCGGGTTTTTATGAAGAGAGAAGGCTTGTTAATATTTTAAAACCAATTTTCAAGTTTAAAGCAATTTTGAAAAGAAGAAAGGAACTTTTGAAATACAGAGAAACTTTTAATTTGAAAAATTTAAAATTGATTACGGTTTCACATCATTCAAAGTCTTCAATTCTGTCGTTTATACCATTTTTGAATTCGAAAGACATACCAGTATTTTATTCACCCTCAACGGTTAGTCAAGAAAAAGATAGTCATCAAGAAGTTGTTGAGGCAAGGGATAAATATTATCTCATTGTTAGTGGGAATAGGTGGATAAAGAATTCCTTACGTGCAATGATTGCGATAGATCAAATTTTTGAAGAACGGCCATCAATTGAAGGGAAAGTAATAGTTACAGGTGTTGGAAATGTAGATGTTTTCAAGAGGCATATTAAGCATTTGGAACGATTTGAGTTCTTGGAGTATGTTAGTGAATCAGAGTTAGAACACTTGTACAAGTACGCATTTTTGTTTATTTATCCTTCATTAAATGAGGGATTTGGTTACCCTCCTTTAGAGGCTATGTCCTTTGGAACACCTATCATTGCTTCAGCAATAGCTTCAATCCCAGAAATTTGCGGGGACGCTGTTTCATATTTCAACCCTTACTCAATAGATGAAATAAAGATGAGAATACTACAGATGGAGGATTCAAACTACAGGGATACTTTTTTAGACTTAATGCAAAAAAGGTTTGACTTTGTTTCTCAAAGGCAAAGGGATGACTTGTCAAGATTGACAGATTTTATATACTCAGTTTTTGAAAAGAGTAAAAATTAGTATTCAAGAGTCTTTCTTGCTTAATACCGAAGATATGAAGAAGAAAAGAATCGTTTTTTTTGTTAACTCGTACGCGGGTGGAGCAGAATTAATGACTGTTAATATTTCGAAATTCTTAAATCCGGAACTTTACGAAATAAAGTTTTATATAATTGGGCAAACTGAAGGATTAATTCAACAATTCATTCCGGAAGCGTTTGAATTCAAGTTGATTCAGGTAAAGAAGTTTTCGGATTTCCTAACCTTCAAGATTTTCAAAGTGTTGTATAGGGAAAGACCAGATATTGTTTTTTCTTCATTGATGCCCATTAATATTCGTCTTTGCTGGGCGTCGGCATTTTTCCCCAAGACAAAGGTTATTCTTAGAGCGAATAATTACCTTCATACACAATCAATTGTGCAAAAGGCCCGCTTGTTTCTCTCGTATCAATTTGCATATAAATTGATTGTGCAAACAGAAGAAATGGAAAGGGAACATGTCGAACAATTGAAATTACAGAGAGAAAAAGTGGTTTGTTTACCAAACCCTGTCAATATAGAGAGGATAAATAATGGACTTCAAGACGTACAAAATCCATTTAAGGGAAATGGTCCAAATTATTTATATGTAGGTAGAATCAGTGAGGTTAAGGGTTTGGACACATTGATTTTAGCCTTCGACAAGGTTTTGAGCCGTTATGGAAATGCGTCGCTTTATATTGTTGGAAATATTGATGGAAAGTTCAAAGAATATTATTTAAGACTGGATGAATTAATAAAAGCTAAATCCATTGGACAAAGTATTCGATTTGTCGGTTTCAGTGAAAACCCATATCAATGGATGAAATTTTCAGATTGTTTTGTTTTGCCCTCAAAAAATGAGGGGTTACCTAATGTTCTAATTGAAGCCCTTTACCTTGGTACACCTGTGGCTTCGACTAAGTCAGTTCCTGTTATTAGTCGAATAGTAAGAGAGGGGGCAAATGGTTTCCTCTGTGAAGTCGGAGATACAGATGGCTTGGCAGAAGCAATGATCAATGCTGTAAAACTTGGAAGGGTGCACAATACTTACTCTTCTGCTTCAAAGGAAGATTTTTCTAATCTATTTAAACTATAGCTTAATGTCTTTTATTAAAGATTATCTGGCGTATGCTGAACATACAGGTAGTCGCATAAAACCACTATTTAAAGTGCTTTTATATGCCAACCTATTATTTAGATTGAGTAATTTTTTCTATCAGTTTAAGTTAGTTCCGGTAGCTCGGTTGTTTTGGTTTTTGAATCGAATAATTTTTGCGATAGATATTGACCCAAGAGCTCAATTGAACGGAGGAATGGTTATTCTTCACGGTGCAGGAATAGTAATAGGTAGATACGTGCTTGCTTTAGGAGATTTCAAAATTTATCAGGGGGCTACATTAGGAGGGAATAATGGGAAGCATATAAAAGTTGGAGGGGCTAAATTTAGTCAACCAATAGTTAAGAAAGATGTGGTAATTGGAATTAACTCTGTTGTTATTGGCCCGGTAACCCTGAACAGTGGTTGCCGTATAGGAGCGAATGCAGTTGTTACGAAAGATGTGCCAGAAAATATGATTATTGTCGGGAACAACATTCAACTTGCATTGACAATTAATTAGATAAGGTTTGAGGGGGGATTTATTGTTAAAAGTTAACTCTTCTTAATTCTGAGCTATAGTTTAAAGAAAACACATTTGAGCCCGCGGAAATAAAATTGCAGTAGAGTTTTTGTGGGTCATAAAATGAAATGATAATATGCCTAAAATACTTTTCATCGTAAATTCCTCAAATAATGGAGGGGCTATGAAAATGATAGTCACTTTGTATAAGCATAGTTTGATAAATTTTCCTGCAAGTCGGATTATTTTTTTGGAGAGAATAGAATCTCAATATGCGTATGTGGAAGGGGGGATATACTTAAATGAAAAATTGAGTAGTTTTCGAGATTATTTGAAAGTAATAATGGCTTTAGACGAAACCATTAAAGTCGAGAAGCCCGATGCAATTATTACCTTTTTACCTTTATCCAACATTTTAGGTGCAGTTCTGGGCAGAATGCGTGGCGTTAAGGTCAGAATTGCGGGCCAAAGGAATCCACCCCAAATTTATGGCACTGTTGTCCGTTTCTTAGATAGACTAATTGGCTCTTTGGGTTTTTATACGGCAAATGTGTGTAATTCCATTGCAGGTATGATGGCATTTGATTCATACCCAAGAGCTTACAAGAAACATTTGTCTGTCATAAATAATTGTGTTGAACCAGCGAATCTTAAAGAAAGTAAGCTTGAAGCACGTGAAGCATTTGGGATTCAAGATACGTTTTTCGTTCTAACTTGTGTTGGTCGCTTACATGAACAAAAGAATCACGAAGTTCTGATTAGGTTAATGAAATATGTTGAGGGTGCCAAATTGTACCTTGCTGGGGATGGTCCATTAAGGGAGCAAATAGTCAAAAGAATCAATAGTGAAGGAGTTGAAAACAAGGTGGTCTTATTGGGAGATTTGAATAGGGCAGAGGTTAGGACTTTGTTGAGAGCCACAGACGTGTTTGTTATACCTTCAAAATATGAGGGTTTGAGCAATTCTTTATTGGAGGCTATGTCCTACGGTTTGCCCATAGTCTTCAGTAATATACCCTCATTTACA
Encoded proteins:
- a CDS encoding glycosyltransferase codes for the protein MKKIVFDLTKTQPVGDIKYHGGGRYGEIVFEALANKFFEVVVGFYDSRKWINPKILDICRKRNIELIDSSRFSLNDVANEFGGVVYSPLLERRVTSLDENIIYICTIHGLRTLEMPYDSYSGFYEERRLVNILKPIFKFKAILKRRKELLKYRETFNLKNLKLITVSHHSKSSILSFIPFLNSKDIPVFYSPSTVSQEKDSHQEVVEARDKYYLIVSGNRWIKNSLRAMIAIDQIFEERPSIEGKVIVTGVGNVDVFKRHIKHLERFEFLEYVSESELEHLYKYAFLFIYPSLNEGFGYPPLEAMSFGTPIIASAIASIPEICGDAVSYFNPYSIDEIKMRILQMEDSNYRDTFLDLMQKRFDFVSQRQRDDLSRLTDFIYSVFEKSKN
- a CDS encoding glycosyltransferase, translating into MPKILFIVNSSNNGGAMKMIVTLYKHSLINFPASRIIFLERIESQYAYVEGGIYLNEKLSSFRDYLKVIMALDETIKVEKPDAIITFLPLSNILGAVLGRMRGVKVRIAGQRNPPQIYGTVVRFLDRLIGSLGFYTANVCNSIAGMMAFDSYPRAYKKHLSVINNCVEPANLKESKLEAREAFGIQDTFFVLTCVGRLHEQKNHEVLIRLMKYVEGAKLYLAGDGPLREQIVKRINSEGVENKVVLLGDLNRAEVRTLLRATDVFVIPSKYEGLSNSLLEAMSYGLPIVFSNIPSFTTFLKLGASSDEYAGVLVKKNDEEAWAKAVLSVLENKKERERLQNLSLSHVSELTAEKMTEKFLALVN
- a CDS encoding glycosyltransferase yields the protein MKKKRIVFFVNSYAGGAELMTVNISKFLNPELYEIKFYIIGQTEGLIQQFIPEAFEFKLIQVKKFSDFLTFKIFKVLYRERPDIVFSSLMPINIRLCWASAFFPKTKVILRANNYLHTQSIVQKARLFLSYQFAYKLIVQTEEMEREHVEQLKLQREKVVCLPNPVNIERINNGLQDVQNPFKGNGPNYLYVGRISEVKGLDTLILAFDKVLSRYGNASLYIVGNIDGKFKEYYLRLDELIKAKSIGQSIRFVGFSENPYQWMKFSDCFVLPSKNEGLPNVLIEALYLGTPVASTKSVPVISRIVREGANGFLCEVGDTDGLAEAMINAVKLGRVHNTYSSASKEDFSNLFKL
- a CDS encoding serine O-acetyltransferase, which produces MSFIKDYLAYAEHTGSRIKPLFKVLLYANLLFRLSNFFYQFKLVPVARLFWFLNRIIFAIDIDPRAQLNGGMVILHGAGIVIGRYVLALGDFKIYQGATLGGNNGKHIKVGGAKFSQPIVKKDVVIGINSVVIGPVTLNSGCRIGANAVVTKDVPENMIIVGNNIQLALTIN